Proteins encoded by one window of Cannabis sativa cultivar Pink pepper isolate KNU-18-1 chromosome 4, ASM2916894v1, whole genome shotgun sequence:
- the LOC115714988 gene encoding uncharacterized protein LOC115714988, which translates to MAEPHVKTESQTIQIPLLTSNQEEREGENEDLSEALEGLEKFLALLGFNQACYLSLALSWTVFLVIGVLVPVLVLEFSDCPSCEKYQIKNFELQIVATQACLAAVSLLCLSHNLRKYGIRRFLFVDRHSGHMVRFRKDYVKQISGSLRLLVLWALPCFILKTAREIVRVYYINRGSWWVSTAILLALVVSWTYVSTISLTASILFHLICNLQAIHFDDYGKLLERESDVLVFIEEHIRLRYHLSKISHRFRIFLVLQFLVVTTGHVVTLFQTTGYRGIVTFVNGGDFAVSSIVQVVGIIVCLHAATRISHRAQGIASLASRWHALVTCGSNDSSYHRASNNNMLNMEAVQALNSLDLSYSESDLESLDYVSMPTNTQLVSYLSSYHRRQAFVMYLQTNPGGITIFGWTIDRALINTIFFIELTLVTFVLGKTIAFTSK; encoded by the exons ATGGCCGAGCCTCATGTGAAAACAGAGAGCCAAACAATCCAAATCCCTCTTCTAACTTCAAATCAAGAGGAAAGAGAAGGAGAAAACGAGGATTTAAGTGAAGCCCTTGAAGGGTTGGAGAAGTTTCTGGCTTTACTGGGTTTTAATCAGGCTTGTTATCTAAGCCTTGCTCTGTCTTGGACTGTGTTTTTGGTAATTGGGGTTTTGGTTCCGGTCCTTGTGCTTGAATTCTCCGACTGTCCGAGCTGTGAGAAGTATCAGATTAAGAATTTCGAGCTTCAAATCGTGGCCACACAGGCTTGTTTGGCCGCCGTCTCTTTGCTCTGCCTTTCCCACAACCTTCGTAAGTATGGCATACGGAGGTTTCTCTTTGTCGACCGCCATAGTGGCCACATGGTCCGGTTTCGAAAAGATTATGTTAAGCAAATTTCG GGATCCTTACGCTTGCTTGTTTTGTGGGCACTTCCATGTTTTATACTAAAGACAGCACGAGAGATTGTTCGAGTGTACTATATAAATCGCGGTTCTTGGTGGGTTTCAACTGCTATTTTATTAGCATTAGTTGTATCCTGGACTTATGTGAGTACAATCTCTCTAACAGCCAGCATTTTGTTTCATTTGATATGCAATTTGCAAGCTATCCACTTTGATGATTATGGGAAGCTCTTGGAAAGAGAATCTGATGTTTTGGTATTTATAGAGGAGCACATTCGTCTGCGTTACCATCTATCTAAGATTAGCCATCGATTTCGGATCTTTCTAGTTCTGCAGTTCCTTGTTGTTACAACAGGCCATGTTGTCACTCTATTCCAAACTACAGGGTATCGCGGAATAGTTACTTTCGTTAATGGAGGTGATTTTGCT GTCTCCTCAATCGTCCAGGTAGTTGGGATTATTGTTTGCCTGCATGCTGCAACAAGAATTTCCCATAGAGCACAAGGCATAGCATCACTTGCAAGTAGATGGCACGCTTTAGTAACATGCGGTTCTAATGATTCATCTTATCATAGAGCTTCAAACAACAATATGCTAAACATGGAAGCTGTTCAAGCATTGAATTCATTAGATTTAAGTTACTCTGAGAGTGATTTGGAATCATTGGATTATGTTTCAATGCCAACTAATACACAACTAGTTTCTTATTTATCATCATATCACAGGAGACAAGCTTTTG TGATGTATTTGCAAACCAATCCAGGAGGTATTACAATATTTGGATGGACGATTGACCGCGCCCTCATCAACACCATCTTCTTCATTGAACTAACTCTGGTTACCTTTGTGCTGGGAAAGACTATTGCTTTCACATCAAAATAA